The sequence catatggaggttcccaggccaagggtccaatcggagctgtagccaccggcctacgccagagccacagcaacgcgggatccaagccgcgtctgcaacctacaccacagctcacggcaacgccggatcgttaacccactgagcaagggcagggaccgaacccgcaacctcatggttcctagtcggattcgttgaccactgcgccacgacgggaactcccaaacacctacctttagaattattttaatggCAACTTAACTTACAAGATACTCAAAAGGGGAGGGTCAGATTCCAAGCTTTGGAACTTTATGGGATTTTATATTATTGCCAGACAAGTAAATTCCAGCCTGAACAAGGGAAAGAAGAAACATCCagatacacttttttaaaaattgtataatggTTAACCCCAATGAGAGGTTTAAACATTTATACTTCATATGCAATGACACTAACTATAGACGGTCCTTCTTATTTGAGCATTTGAAGGTAAACATTATTTTGCAAATTTAGGTCTTTGGATTCTAACATTAAATGACTTAATACATAAGAATGTGtagacttaaggagttcctgtagtggctcagtgggaaggaatctgactagtatccatgaggacagtttcaatccccggccctgctcagtgggttaaggttccggcattgccatgagctgtggtgcaggttgcagacaccgctcggatgccatgttgctatgcctgtggcaaagaccagcagctgcagctccagttcgacccccggcctggaACCTGcctatgtcatgggtgcagccctccccaaaaaaagacaaaaaaaaaagaatgtaaacttcATAATACTGGAGCATATATCTATATAAACGTGAGGTTAGTTTCTACTGAACTGTGTTCTACTCAGCAGTGGATCCCACTGGTTCCTTTGTATTGCTCTGCACAGAGCTTCTTGGATATAGTGCATGTGCACATGACTGAGGGTCCGTTCACTGAGGAAACGAATAGTTACTTCTAGCACAGAAATAAAGGCTCGCTTGCATCTCTTACCTTTGCCATGGCTCCTCCCATCCTCCAAAAGCGGTACTACGATAGTGTTGTTCACATTTCCAGGTGACCGCACAGCTGTGTAGACAACAGGCACCGACTGTACCACCACGGGGATGCGGTGAACGTGACTCAGTTTGTTAGACTGTAAATTCATGGGACTTGAAGGCGGTACAGGGTGGATAATGTGCAAAAACTGCTGGCCTCCCACACCAGATGCAGAGGCAACAAGGGGCCCTGGAGTTAATACTGTGGACGAAGACGATGCTGAAGATACTGATGTTATAACAGTGGGGGATGAGGCTGGACGACTAGAAGACGATGAAGAGGTTGAAGTTGAAGAAGGTGAGGAGGCAGACGCTGTCATGGAAACCGGAGAGGATGAGACTGCTGTGGGGGATGTCCTGGCTTTGTTGATTGACAAGTCCACTGGCTCAGTTTGTGTCTGGAAGTGATCTACGGATAACGAGTCCTCTGGGGGCTCCCCTTTCACGTTATTTAGCAACAGGGGAACAGCTTCCATATCGGGGTAGTTGTGGACGTTTGGAGACTGTGGGGAGAAAAATGGAACATATTTATCTCTGTTAATCACACGTTGTAATAGATGTATGATTTATGACTTgactgtttattaatttttctcttattgcCATGGAACATTAATTCACTCTCCAAATAGCTGAAGAACCGCTCTGTGACAGCCATCATAATTAAAGTTGAGGACAAAAGTATAACAGAGTAAGATGATTGGGAGAGCGACAGGCGTAATTGCTAAAATCAAGGGAAATAAGTGCTCTGCGGAGGAGAAGAGGGGCCATGGGAACCTAAAAATCAGGAGCAATTTTACAGAAATTTTTCCGAACGACAAGTTCAGAATGCAAAgcattttcttcttaattaaaaacatttattttgttgacCTGACCCATCACTGcatttatgagtctgtttccttgGTTATAAACTAATgggaatttttattaaataagctTAAATATCCTTTCCAGCTCCAAAATTCTACAATGTCATGATTCTAACTCTTATTCAACAGTATCATAATCTGGAGGCATAATATAACCTGGCAACAACACAGGGGAAACTTACTATGACATTTCAACTTTCACATTTGGTACAAGAGCCACCAACTGGTAAAACCTTGAACATTCAAAGAGGACACAAAATTCTCCAACCTCTCTCACTCGACTCCTAAATTATTCAATATAAACCATTTCCAACAATTGGATTACAACTTGGCTCTtagcaatgaaatttttttttctcaaaataatatACAGTAATACTACAACAGACAATTTTAGGACATAATAAATTTTGGGAAAGATTTACTCTGGAAATATTAGATTACCTATGCTTGTGTTGATTCACTTAAGAGAATGATAGtaattttgtctgtttgttttcattctttcaagTTTTAATGAGCAAAagttaataatcataataaagaATCCAAGAGTCCACCCAGACCAATGGGCTTGATGTGTTATTACTGGGcatgaatataatttattttcatacttACTCCTTTataaattcaagaaatatttattaaatgcctatttCCAAGGCCTAAAATGGCCCCCAAATTCTACAAGCATATGTCAGTCTAGCCTTAACAGAGAGAATTAGACTATAACGGATTATTTTTGGTTATATCTAATTTTACCAGGCTAACATAGACATTATTGTTCTATTACatgaaaaccaaaaacattttttcagcTTCATTATGGTATGAGAAGAACAATGTCTAAAATTACAGTAAATTGgttcatttcattctttatttaataaaagaTTTTGGTATGTTATTCCTTTTGAAACTTGCACATCCACTTAAAGGAACAAAATATGCTTCTGcaaatttttctttatagaatATAAATCATAGCTCCATTCAGAAGAAACAATAGTGCAAGGGCATTTTATTTAGCAACaatgagaaaagaatgaaaataagccAACAATGATACCAGAtcaactaaaaaggaaaataggttgatgtttcattgttttagtttttttgggtttttttgcttctAAACTAACATGGTTACTTACCCACAAAAAGATAAGAATTAGAAAAGATTAAAACGAGCCATCCAAACTATCTAGTGCATAAAATTctaaatgacaagatttcatttcATGTGCTGAAAGtgagaaataagaatttaaatattcaCGAGTAttaaggaacaaaagaaaaaaaaaaacaccataagcAGAGCAACTTGTACAAAAAGCTATTAGCATCACGTAGGCTTCTAACAACAACAGTATTTCAATTTGCACCTAGCATTGTCATTTAATTCCTTTGTAGAACAATGTAGGATGTTTCTTCTTGGTATGTTACACCCATATGAAAATTCTTTGTTGAGGCTGCTTTCATAAAATAGTCCAACTGGTTTGTCATTCAATTTATAAAATGTCATTAAGCACATATTATCAAATACTGTTTGACTTCAAATTTAGTCttgattaatttctttctttctactgtaTCAGACGTCTCCAAAATTCTACTTTTGGAAACAGTGACTCTTTCTGCCACAATTTTTCACATCTTAACTATACTTAGACACACGGTTTCTACATAGGTTTATAAAGCAAAGACTTAGGTGTAATTCATCACTAGAGAAATATTTCATAGAGTAAATGAAAGAGTACTTTTGCAGACTCAGATAATACAAGAGGTGGTCAACAGAGAGCTTATTTGTAAATAGATGGCACTTGAGACATCAAGCTTCACTGAGCTTTGCAAACTGCTTAGACTTCTGTAGATTAAGATTAGGAGTCCATATTTTGTAGGTATCTGCTTAATCCCTCACTAAGGAAATATTTACTCCTTAAGATGTTTTACAATCAGGGAAGAATGTTCCTCTTATAATTCTGCTGTCTATACCAGAAAGCTATGAAGACCCAATACTAAGAGCCCCTAGATCCTTTCAAATACTTGAGAACTACTTAGCTTGTATATGGGCTCAACCCAAAATACAGAGAATGCTAATGAAAGTTAGGAAGGATCAAGCAAACCTCTGGACGACAAACACATCTTATTTGGGAACGCAGGACATATTATGCATGCATTGATAAGTGTAAATATCACACAGGTACATGTTGGTTCCTATTTCATAGGTAGCAGCTGAAACGCAGCCAGCATGTCCAAAAACAGTGCCTCATCACTATAAAGAGGATAAAACCCTTATTATACCATCATCCATTTACAGTGTTGACATAATATAAACTCAAAGCCTATCCAATCACCTCTACTGTTAATGTGGTAGGTAAAGCAGCCATAATTCCAGCTTCTGTTTGCACATACATATATGGAAACCCGGCAATACTGCATACATATGCTTCCCAAACAATTGAGGTAGACTCTTGCTCCTCCTTTTATGAACGAGAAAAGACCTGAAAGGCTTGATCCTGAAACCATCACTAGGAATTCATTTCTTGGCTTTTAGAAAGTGGAAAACTGAAGCACGTTGGTTCTGATATTTGAATCAATCCATAAACATGTAGCCAGAGGGAGGGGATGGAAGCACagtcaggagagagaaaaaagttggGGAAAACATGGGAAAACACCAAACAAGAACTATTTAAATaatactactatacataaaatagataaccaacatgGACCTATAACATAGCACAAgtaactctactcaatattctgtaataacctatatgggaaaagcatctgaagaagaatggatatatgcatatatatatatatataactgattcactttgttgtacacctgaaatgaacacaacattttaagtcaactatactccagtaatttaaaaaataaaataaaacctaaaaaaaggtttttagaggagtcagaaattaaataaaaggttAATACTGATTTGAGAAAGTGAGAAAAGATAAGACTGTGTCACCAAGAAAAGGCAATCATACAGAAAGCTTTAAGCATAATGAGGAAAAGAAACTTtggtaaaaaagaacaaagaaaggatCTCATACCAAAATTTTTCCCTTGGCTACTAACTACTCAATTTTTTATATACACTGATGGCCAAGTCATAGATAGCTACATAAACTAAGTGTggctgttgctgtttttttttttttttaatataaagatttttatttttttccaatatagctggtttacagtgttccatcaattttctactgtacagcatggtgacccagttacacacacatgtatacattcttttctcacattatcatgctccatcataagtgactagacatagttcccagtgctacacagcaggatctcactgctaatccattctaaaggcaatagtctgcatctattgactccaagctccccatccatcccactccctccccctttcccttggcaaacacaaagtctattctccaagtccaggattttcttttctgtggaaaggttcctttgtgtcacatattagattccagatataagcgatatcatatggtatttggctttctctttctgacttattttactcaggatgagagtttctagttccatccatgttgctgcaaatggcattatttgcagaacaatcattttttgtggctgagtagtgttccactgtgtatacctataccacatcttcctaatccaatcatctgtcaacggacatttggattgtttccatgtcttggctattgcgaatagtgctgcagtgaacatgtgggtgcatgtgttttttataaggaaagttttgtctggatatatgcccaagagttggattgcaGGGTCacagggtagttctatgtatagttttctaaggtacctccatactgttctccatagtggtttttaATAAAAGCCCACCAAGATATTTGCCTGGGAGTAGTTAGTGACTTTAGCTGAAGTTTTGCTGTGCATGACTCTGGTGTGGAAAAGATGATCAAACACTATATTCAATATTATCAATAGAAACAGAATTCCTTCTCAAGATGTGTAGATTGAAGGGCACACTGCATTTTTTGTCAATGAAAATGAGagcaattaatttcattttccaaaactaGATTATTGGAGGGGTCCACAATAAAGTAAGGTTGTAGCCTTTAATCTCTTAaggaataaatgcataaatacacTCAAAAGTCTGACAAGGTAAATAAGAACACATTTCATAAAAAATGTGTgtgacagacatagagaacagagttgtagctgccaagggggagggaggaggaaatgggatggactgggagttaggaGTTAGATGAcaaacatttggaatggataggcagtgGGGTCCTACCGTAtcgcatagggaactatattcaatctcttgagatagaccatgatagaaaataatataaaacaaggaatgtaggagttccccttgtggctcagcagattacaaacctgactagtatctatgaggatgtgggttcaatccctggccttgctcagtgagtgggttaatgatccagtgctgctgtgagctgtggtgcaggtggcagactcggttcagatcctgtgtcgctactgtggctgtggcataggcttgcagctgcagctccaattcgacccttagcttgggaactgcttgggaacttccatatgccgcaggtgagcccctaaaagcaaaaaaaaaaggaaggaaggaaagaagtaggagagaaagaaaaggcatgtatatatctatgtatgtatgataggtcactttgctgtacagcagaaattggcacaacactgtaaatcaaatataataaataattttttaacaaaacatGTGAAAACCCAGATAAgtataaatagtattttatttgcatattatcATTCCTTCAAAAGTGTGAAAAGTAATTTTGCTCAAAATAATCCACTCAATAAAAAACATGATGGACAATATTCTAGTAAACGGATTCCCTTCAGAGATCTGAGGATTGCATGCTAGCTATTCTAATCGGATcatctttttctaaaataaacgTTTTAAATTACAACTTCAGCCTTGGGCATTTCGTCGAATGGATGTAAAAATGCATCTAAAATCTCCTATGTGTTAGTACTCAGAGCATTAGATATGTTTCCTCTAGTCGACCACTCACAACAGCTGAATCTTATTATGGCCCTGGCATGATTAAGTGTTTTTAAGGTTGGTCATGTATTCTTTTAATCACCTGGTAatcttaaaaagaagcaaaaaatatctGGACACCACCTCATCTTGGAAAGCCCTCCAGAGACTTAGGTGTTGTCATGGTTGAGGACCACCTGGCTAAATGTTATCCAAGATTTATAAGCTGTTTCACCTTTATTGGCACCAGGGATTTTTAGAGAAGTGGCATCTGTGTACATATAAACGTGCACATagagacacacaaaaagaatGTGCCCTagtatctgtccatccatctctccatccatctatTTATCCAGCCAGCCAGTGAGCcaggcagccagccagccagcattTAATAGAATatgtctaattttattcttataacTTTTTGAGAAATCATTTTATGGCCATGTTTAGAAAAGACTGTGAAGTAACTTGCCCGATATGATATAGCTCATGGCTTCACGGTTATAAGAATCTGCTTTATAGGCCTGTTATGTGGTTATGATAGACAGAAAATTTGATTTGAGCACAAAAGACTTGAATTCATGACCTACTACTCTGTTACTTACTAATTGTCCAATCTTGGTATCATCATTAAAATTCTCTAGGTCTGGGTTTATTCCCCTATAAAAGAGTAACATTAATTCCAAACTTCATACAATTATAATAAAGGATGAATTAAGGGCATTAAGTGCTTTTAAGTAACACTGGAAATTGTGGGACAGAAGCAAACGAGCTTCTCCTTTGAGAACCCCAAATTCCAAACCGAACCTAAAATATCACCATAGCTCTCAGAAGTGACCTGACCTAGTGAATTCAGCTTAAGATACATTCTGATACAGGATCACATAACTACAGCCACTCTGAAGGCACAGTGTTTGCTAAACAACCAAACAGAGACATTTAACAAAGGCTACTGAACAGATCAAAATACTGTGAGCATTTTTAGGGTCCATATAAGATTTTtaacaaatgcattttattttaaaatacagaagacCGTCAATTgacatcaatctttttttttctcttattttttgagtttaattagatgGGCCCACAGGCCAGTGTGACAGTTTCTGGAATACATTTTACTGAGTGGTCTTATTTCTTAATTCCGCAATACAAACATTCCTCTATCAATCCATAGCTCAATCTGTATCTATTACGACAATAATacacaaacatatgaaaataatttgggAGAGATGTTGGCCAGTCTCATCACAAGATGAAACAGCAGAGCATTATTTGCTTCCTCTATCTCAGCAGAAAATGATTTTATGTAAGTTTTCACTGTTTGCCCTGGTGTGGAACTGAACAGTCACTCTTCATAGGAAGCGCTTAAAGAAACTTACTGTGCATTTCATGTAAAATAAAGGGGGATCAACTAAATCTATGATTCCATATCCTATATCATGgagcttttaatttgcattgcctCTTTTAAAGGCACGTACACTTTAATTAAAGAGCCGAATTCCCCTCTGCCATGAAATGCACAACAGGTACATGTCTTAGTTCTCCTCATTagcatatgaaattttaaaaagatgagtgcCATGCTTAAAAAGCAAGCAACCTGCTCATCTGTGCCTGGCCATTTCTGCTCTAAGTGTTAAAGTCACCAAACACCAATTTGTGAAGAGGCATGCACTTCGCTTTCCTCTCTACTGCATTATTTTACTAAAAAGAAATCttacttttttcagatttcatctTGCATGTGCCCTGATGGTCATCATTCACCTTGCTTTCAAGCCCAGtgagttttcttctttcctctgtatGTTCAAGGGCAGACTCTTAAATACAATAGCTATAAAGTGTGAATTTATGAAACAGACCAAGAAAAATTAACGCAAAGTATACTGAAGAAAGGAAACACAAACTAATTTTTCTAAAAGCACGGAtgagagaataaaaggaaacGTGCAGAAATACCCTATGTTTACTTCTAGAACTTGGTTTCAAAAGTACTGAATGAGTTAAAGGGAAAGATACttgaatgaatatttaattaaGCCGCTTTATCTTCATCTCTGAAGTGTTAGGTTGAGAAATGATTGATTTCTGAAGAAAATTCAGAACATATGTATAACATAATAGACTCTTTGTGCTTTTACGTTTATGTTTTTACGCTTTCACATTCAAATTGAAAACACCAGCCTTTTAAAAGGGTTCAatacacacatttaaattttacCCTAAGTTTTCCACATTTCcgaattattatatttttccatgaCCTACTTATTTTCCAGAACTTTCATGAATCATACTatttacccaaagcaatctgtaTGTATGCTAACAGCTGACTGCACGTCTGAAACTTCTGGTTTGGTGCGTATGTGTTAGGAAGTTGGAATCATCACTTGACGTGAGGAGAATTCTCCTACAGGGTGTTATGAGACACAGGCAATGCTAtttgtgcctttttaaaatgaacagcAGACATTCCTAAGCAATGAAAAGACTGACAAACATGTTTGGACATGAATATAATGCATTACATGCAAATTAGTAATATTTTGTCCTGCGACATAACATAAATGAGTGAATACGCACACACATTTGCTCGATGAGAATGTCTGTGTTCAAGCTATTAAACCACATAAATCCTATTTACCTGGTCAAATGAGATAAAGAAATAGtgtcatgaaaataaatgttaaaaaaggacatatGAGTAGCTGGTTTTGCTGCTATTTTCTTACAATTACTGCTGAGCGGAACGTCACAGAAGCAAGCAAACGtggcttaaaaataaagtttatgatTCCAAAgctatgacattttggaaaaagcaaaattaaagagaccataaaaagatcagtggttgccaggggcttggggaaagggaggggatggaTGCAAAGGTGAAGaacaggggatttttagggcagtgaaactgctCTATATTGCTGCAATGATAGTTTACATGTCACTATGAATTTATCAAAACCCACAGAGTGTACAACACACAGAATGAACCTTAATGCAAACTATGGACTATCCTTAACAATAGGGTATCAACACAGGGTCATCAAATCTCTAAACCTAACAAATGTATTACACGAAGGCAAGACtttaataataggggaaactaTGAAGAAGTGGAGGTGGGTATATGGAATTCTTAAATACAATCTGCCACATTATCCTGTAAGTATGAATCTGtactaaaaaagtaaaatccacTAATTATTTTGAATTCAGCTGAATTCAGTATTTCTGCCATtggtaaaatttaattttacctaTTATGTGGTTTATAATTCTTTGCAAAAATTAATAATCTAAAACTGGTATCATGAcatttgcaaatttaaaaaagagagacctATTATAGGCTTATCTTTTCTATATCatgattaaatttttaatattttggtttgCCATTAGTATTATTATTCAGTGACTGATTTAAGATATTAAAGTTTCACTATATGTGGGAAGAAAATATGTCTTATAGACTTTTAGAGATAAAAAGTTCATTTGAATCTtcactccactttttttttttctgctttcttagggccgcgcctgcagcatatggaggttcccaagctaggggtcttatcagagctacagctgccggtctacaccacagactgacatagcaacacaggatccgagccgcatctgtgacctacaccgcagctcatggcaacgttggatccttaacccactgagcaaggccagggaacctcatggttcctagttggattcgtttctgctgcaccaggacaggaacacCTGAATCTTCACTCTAGACCACAATCTCACTCAATTGCCAGAGGCAAATGTTCTGCGCtagttacatattttaaaataaaaatcattatcaaaaaatataaaataaaataaaaataaaaaatttcataatGTTTACCATTCTCAAACATTAATATTCTCTGCTACCAGATGGACCCTGATTTCAATTTCACAAAATATTCACCatagttatttttataatgatactTAATAGAACCAGAATACATCAAATTTCAGAAACTAGAAAATGACCTCTGAGGAGCAGAAGTGCCCAAATGATACAACTGAAAACCCTAACACATTACAAACATATAAAGCAATAATGCAATCATTTTATGGAGGTATATATTTGCAAAATGTAGGGgtggtgtttttttcccttttttttttttctttttatggccaaactgtggcttctggaagttcccaggctaggggctgaatcagaggtgcagctgtaggccgacaccacagccagcaataccggatctgagccacatctgcagcctatgccagatccttaacccactgaacgaggccagggatcaaacctgcatcctcacagagacaatggcgggtccttagcctgctgaaccccagtgggaacttccacaaaatGTAGGTTTTACTTTTGGGATATTTAAAGCAAGCAAGTAGTCAAGAAAAGCCTGCCTATGCTTCTCTTCTTATAGAAAATGCCTTCAAAGAGAGGTCAACAACCAAGTCAAAACGAATAATAGCAAAGTTGAGAGAAACCCATCTTTTCCCACCTGCCCCTGGAATCAGAGGGAAGCCTACCATGGAAAGTGGCAAAGCAGAAAAGTGCTAGGTGTTTAACTCCAACATTTAATTTGTGCACAAGCATGGATTTAATTCTATCTCAGCTCACTATACACCAGCAAAATGCCCTCATGCAAATCCAGTCTTTTACCCTGGTGTTTTGGCTTCCTGGTCAATGGGGTACACAGATGCCCGCAGGTCTTTCTGAGGATATGAGAGGGGGGGACTATCTACAGGTTTTTTAAAGTGGTCCCCCATGAAGCTTCGACTGCCACAAGGCACATACAGGTGTACACAGTTAATATGTTTACATCGAGAATTAACTGTACAAATCAAGCCCCTTTGATTTTACCCATCAAGATGAGCATCGGagtgaaaggggaaaagaaggggTAGGCTAGAGCTTCAGGGATGGCAAAGGCAGGATGAAGGGCAACTGATGGGACTGAAGAAGAGAACTTGCCAGCCAGACAAGATTCCTGCTCAGCAGGTGTGATTTACAATCATAGGGGAAATCTCGGCCCAGTACTCCTCCTGGCTGGGACACAGAATTATAAgggagaaagattttttaaatgatgcgaGCAATGCCTACAAGGGTTTAGTAAAATGGACCCTATATTAACGCTGCAGGACAGCAGTATAAAGGAGGACACACTTTCAGGATGCTGGTGAGCCACGTCTCAAGGGTcttaaaataccttgaaacaaataataacattttaaagaatctaAGACacggctctctctctctctttctccttccctctctcctctcttcataTCTATGTATggatgtacatacacacatgtacacacacacacacccacacacacacacacacacacacacacacacacttcgtAGGCAGGGTCTACTTAAAGTCTATCCCAAATCAttctctttggaaaaacaaaataacgtTGGAAAACAAAACCTTCAGTCAAAAACTAGTGCGGATTTTCACAAATCATCAAAgagaatatgctttaaaaaaaaaaaagagtctaggaAGGTTAACATAGATTTAGTCAAGATTCTTGTGAAAGGACCTCATCATTTCCAGCACTGGCACTGTGAAGAAGCTATTAAGAGCTGGTCATTCTGTTAGGAAGATCACATACGTACCTAGTCTTTCAATTTTATGCAAGTTAAGTACTTTAACGTGACTTTGGAAAAGAACCCAGAGGCCACCCTGTCATTGATTTCACCGGTGATGGATCTCAAGGGAACGAGACAGGAACAGAGACGATGTACTTGAGaatatgataatttaaaaagcagctctatcatgctccatcataagtgactagataacgaatgcgtatatatgtatgcatgaccAGGTCTCTCTTTACTATACTATAGAAAATTAACAGACACTgaaaaaccagctataatggaaaacataaaaatcactcaaaaaaagtgaatggaaattttaaaaaaagtggctCTAGGGAGGACACAGTCATGTATGGTGACATTACAGGTAAAGATGGAATAATGTAGAGCCTTAGGCAGTCTAgaacaatttaatattttaaggcttactattttaaataaaatgtgattttgaaTTTGGTAACTAACTAGTATATTAACTATTCTAACTATTAAAATTACTTATGAGTTTATATATTCAAGTTGGTTAC is a genomic window of Phacochoerus africanus isolate WHEZ1 chromosome 13, ROS_Pafr_v1, whole genome shotgun sequence containing:
- the KLF12 gene encoding Krueppel-like factor 12 isoform X4 translates to MNIHMKRKTIKNIDTFENRMLMLDGMPAVRVKTELLESEQGSPNVHNYPDMEAVPLLLNNVKGEPPEDSLSVDHFQTQTEPVDLSINKARTSPTAVSSSPVSMTASASSPSSTSTSSSSSSRPASSPTVITSVSSASSSSTVLTPGPLVASASGVGGQQFLHIIHPVPPSSPMNLQSNKLSHVHRIPVVVQSVPVVYTAVRSPGNVNNTIVVPLLEDGRSHGKAQMDPRGLSPRQSKSDSDDDDLPNVTLDSVNETGSTALSIARAVQEVHPSPVSRVRGNRMNNQKFACEMTAPAMIWPLFCTLGTLCRRRQMGLGFPRAYLAGNRVR